A single window of Fischerella sp. PCC 9605 DNA harbors:
- a CDS encoding plasmid replication protein, CyRepA1 family, with protein MHLHYLHPQHLEELVKNSCIDLHLANLNFRSVQDKTAYDYLLISERVPRTNTGMVKSSWLQRYDHVSSGGWWCSGLDPLNNWQAMEWGCFKPNQPRQNEKGKCIKYEHPPCTPTRVFCLRVNLCVWQQIAQRYNQAMPENVSLTDKGEAVGFWQWIVERNIPVIICEGVKKAAALLTQGYAAIGIPGITSGYRVTKDEFGKVISRQLISDLAAIAMTRRTFYICFDFETEPKKIAAVNNAISQLGFLFQAKNCPVQVIQLPGIEKGVDEFIVAKGANAFEKIYRQSIDLEVYLAQTKPHTELTISAALTLNNRYLGEIPFPTSGLVGVKSAKGTGKTTALQTVVKKAQSRNQPVLLITHRIQLGRFLCEKVGINWGIGLGEWGMEEQKQFLVPNKYLGLCVDSIWKLNPEDWQGAIIILDEVEQSLWHLLNSNTCKEKRVKILNIFQQLISKVLTTGGLVIAQDADLSDVSLEYLQALSGINLTPWVVVNQWKPQRGWDVTYYDSPNPTPLIHQLELDLLAGRKCYVTTDSRSGRYSCETIAGYLKERLQRLLTQFPKTLVVSSLTTNTPGHEAADFIATINQKVTEYDTVFVTPSLGTGISIDVQHFDCVYGIFQGVIPDSEARQALARVRDDVPRIVWCAKRGIGLIGSGSTNYRLLSSWYQENQKENLALLSPLHKVDVDLPLVYDPIHLRTWSKLAARVNASITIYRQSMKDGLIGDGHQIQMRSNAVQNNIIRDLRLAFLATDPNDLPTRRRLILEIVKVQKDWSQRRQKAKEIKRKIREIKQQNQLAAATAVANARDIDYVEYEQFLGKHSLTDEERNQIKKYILRQRYGIQVTPQLKLRDDQGYYWQLLIHYYLTHESEYFRLRDKQEWHQQLSWGEGKVFLPDLKIYTLKVEAMRALGMLQFLEPERVFTENDADLLLLKNTAVQCSKHIKRTLGINLVRGKEDVSPIKILSRLLNLLGLKLQRINEVYQIESKTLNDGRDKIFAVWHQRDELMLANSKNIGCDIASYSSDFIDAAGHRSTGTKQTKHTYAAYK; from the coding sequence ATGCATTTGCACTATCTACACCCTCAACATCTTGAAGAGTTAGTCAAGAATAGTTGCATAGATTTACACTTGGCAAACTTAAATTTTAGGTCTGTTCAAGACAAAACTGCTTATGATTACCTGTTAATTTCAGAACGTGTACCTCGCACAAATACTGGAATGGTCAAGAGTAGCTGGCTACAACGCTACGATCATGTTAGTTCTGGTGGTTGGTGGTGTTCTGGACTCGATCCATTGAATAATTGGCAAGCGATGGAGTGGGGGTGTTTTAAGCCAAACCAGCCCCGACAGAATGAAAAAGGCAAGTGCATTAAGTACGAACATCCTCCCTGCACACCGACGCGAGTATTCTGTCTGCGCGTTAACTTGTGCGTTTGGCAGCAAATTGCCCAACGTTACAATCAAGCCATGCCCGAAAATGTTAGCCTCACGGACAAGGGAGAAGCAGTAGGCTTTTGGCAATGGATCGTGGAACGGAACATACCCGTAATTATCTGTGAGGGTGTAAAGAAAGCGGCGGCACTTTTAACACAAGGATATGCAGCCATAGGTATTCCCGGAATTACAAGTGGTTATCGCGTTACCAAAGATGAATTTGGCAAAGTCATAAGTCGCCAGTTAATATCCGACTTAGCGGCGATCGCTATGACGAGGCGCACCTTCTACATTTGCTTTGATTTTGAAACTGAACCCAAAAAAATCGCAGCGGTAAATAATGCTATCTCCCAACTTGGTTTTTTATTCCAAGCTAAAAATTGCCCTGTACAAGTCATTCAACTGCCAGGAATAGAAAAAGGGGTTGATGAGTTTATCGTCGCCAAAGGTGCGAATGCATTTGAGAAAATTTATCGCCAAAGTATTGATTTAGAAGTTTACCTTGCTCAAACCAAACCCCACACTGAATTAACTATTTCTGCTGCACTCACGCTTAACAATCGCTATTTAGGGGAAATACCTTTTCCTACTTCTGGATTAGTAGGAGTGAAGTCAGCAAAAGGAACAGGTAAAACTACAGCACTACAAACCGTAGTTAAAAAAGCTCAAAGCAGAAATCAACCTGTTTTATTAATTACTCACAGAATTCAACTCGGTCGATTTTTATGTGAAAAAGTTGGCATAAATTGGGGAATAGGGTTAGGGGAATGGGGAATGGAAGAACAAAAACAATTCCTAGTTCCCAATAAGTATCTTGGTTTATGTGTTGATTCTATTTGGAAACTGAATCCAGAAGATTGGCAAGGAGCAATAATAATTTTAGATGAAGTTGAACAATCTTTGTGGCATCTTCTCAACAGTAATACTTGTAAAGAAAAGCGCGTTAAGATTTTAAATATATTTCAGCAATTAATTTCTAAAGTATTGACTACAGGTGGATTAGTTATTGCTCAAGATGCCGATTTATCAGATGTTTCTTTAGAATATTTACAGGCATTATCAGGAATTAACTTAACGCCTTGGGTGGTAGTTAATCAGTGGAAACCCCAGCGAGGTTGGGATGTAACTTACTATGATTCACCGAATCCAACACCGTTAATTCATCAACTTGAATTGGATTTACTGGCTGGGCGTAAATGCTACGTTACCACAGATAGTCGCTCTGGACGTTACAGTTGTGAAACAATAGCAGGTTACTTAAAAGAACGTTTGCAAAGATTGCTAACACAATTTCCTAAAACCTTGGTAGTTAGCAGTCTCACAACAAATACACCTGGTCATGAAGCAGCAGACTTTATTGCAACTATTAATCAAAAAGTAACTGAATATGATACTGTTTTCGTTACTCCTAGCTTAGGAACAGGAATTAGCATTGATGTACAACATTTTGACTGTGTTTACGGTATTTTTCAAGGAGTAATTCCTGATTCGGAAGCACGACAAGCATTAGCAAGAGTACGCGATGATGTACCGCGAATAGTTTGGTGTGCAAAGCGAGGCATTGGTTTAATTGGCAGTGGCAGTACTAATTATCGCTTGCTGTCTTCTTGGTATCAGGAAAATCAAAAAGAAAACTTAGCTTTACTCAGTCCATTGCATAAAGTGGATGTAGATTTGCCATTAGTTTATGACCCTATTCACTTGCGAACTTGGTCTAAATTAGCTGCAAGGGTAAATGCTTCTATTACCATCTATCGTCAATCGATGAAAGATGGCTTGATCGGCGATGGTCATCAAATTCAGATGCGGAGTAATGCTGTTCAAAATAATATTATTCGCGATTTACGCCTTGCCTTTTTAGCAACTGATCCAAATGATTTGCCAACTCGCAGAAGATTGATTCTAGAAATTGTTAAAGTCCAAAAAGATTGGTCACAAAGACGCCAAAAAGCGAAAGAAATTAAACGTAAAATTAGAGAAATTAAGCAACAAAATCAATTAGCAGCAGCAACTGCTGTAGCTAATGCTAGAGATATTGATTACGTAGAATATGAGCAGTTCTTAGGCAAACATTCACTGACTGATGAAGAACGTAATCAAATCAAGAAATATATTCTTAGACAAAGATATGGTATACAAGTTACTCCCCAACTAAAATTACGGGACGATCAAGGTTATTATTGGCAATTGTTAATTCACTATTATCTCACTCATGAAAGCGAGTATTTTCGGCTTAGAGATAAGCAAGAATGGCATCAACAATTATCGTGGGGAGAAGGTAAGGTTTTTCTACCAGATTTAAAAATATACACCCTTAAAGTTGAGGCAATGAGGGCATTAGGAATGCTTCAATTCCTTGAACCAGAACGAGTTTTTACCGAAAATGATGCTGATTTACTTTTACTGAAAAATACTGCTGTTCAATGTAGTAAACACATTAAAAGAACACTTGGTATTAATTTGGTGAGGGGAAAAGAGGACGTTTCGCCAATTAAAATACTCAGCCGATTGTTAAATTTGTTGGGTTTGAAGTTACAGCGCATCAATGAAGTTTATCAAATAGAATCAAAGACGCTCAATGATGGTAGGGATAAAATATTTGCAGTTTGGCATCAAAGAGATGAGTTGATGTTAGCTAATAGTAAGAACATTGGATGTGATATTGCTAGTTATTCTTCTGATTTTATAGATGCAGCAGGACATAGATCTACAGGGACTAAACAAACAAAACATACCTATGCAGCCTACAAATAA
- a CDS encoding tetratricopeptide repeat protein, with protein MSVNDTAHSDKFAWNRQVYHRLKLALSLGLRRQIYIAVCDDLNLRNQVAARLHSTLAYPVGQVLYQPSDTHEASTPAYPRLVTLRLNLSDPNPISQINQWLVNYPPPIVGASQDSPGRPLPIPAFQIVGVEQLTKQAVAVQRLFLHYLRLTEQHLSSPESSHFLESSLLLWTPRPWLYAIQQSAPQFWRCRTGVFMFAGEPTPATHAKAPPERFSGSRGLDLGNLEQAIFEESVSDDDFAVEDFDFQLQTSVNRGHNPQEPSPIKSELFIPGATTEEEASDQVTAYETPLQMRVSHISKELTELVLATINTAVGSDRDESKQVQELLEEIEDLHSKQASGELLAVAYHRLGNLYRLRIEQGQTTLENLMVAILSYQEAITHDETSPQVPDILNDLGTLYWMLYRTPANSEEGQSYIQQGIEFYQLALKLIAPDTHPETYARVQNNLGTAYGDLARFTNPAENWQQAVTAYQEALHFRTAEMEPLKYAATQNNLGTAYWHLAQHNQQTENLKKAIAAYNLALVHYSPEQESLKYGMIQNNIGTAHWNLAQYENTAENLRLAIDAYREALKYRTPGHVPSACAATQNNLGTAYWHLANQSQTTKEERHKFLEQCVNAYEESLTLAHSLGVGTLSFDVFATHNNLGLAHFQLATDQHFSSDKTSRSQHLEAALENHLQALNGLNQKSEVYQATFNYVVKTIRAFHDELGIQGQNLALSKVPGHLLPEILPRL; from the coding sequence ATGAGCGTGAATGATACTGCACATTCGGATAAATTTGCGTGGAATCGGCAAGTATACCACCGCCTAAAACTTGCCCTCAGTCTAGGTTTGCGGCGACAAATCTATATAGCGGTGTGTGATGATTTAAACCTGAGAAATCAGGTGGCAGCACGTTTGCATTCAACTTTGGCTTATCCGGTTGGGCAAGTGCTATATCAACCATCAGATACACACGAAGCCAGCACACCAGCTTATCCACGATTAGTTACCTTACGGTTAAATTTAAGCGACCCTAACCCCATATCACAAATCAATCAATGGCTGGTAAATTATCCACCACCCATCGTTGGGGCATCACAAGATTCTCCAGGACGGCCACTGCCAATACCTGCATTTCAAATTGTGGGCGTTGAGCAGCTAACTAAGCAAGCAGTGGCAGTACAGCGTTTATTTTTGCACTACCTGCGTCTAACTGAACAGCATCTCTCAAGCCCAGAATCCAGCCATTTCTTAGAATCTAGCCTGCTATTATGGACACCGCGTCCTTGGTTGTATGCTATTCAACAGTCGGCCCCGCAATTTTGGCGTTGTCGTACTGGTGTATTTATGTTCGCTGGAGAACCAACACCTGCAACTCATGCAAAAGCCCCGCCAGAACGCTTTTCTGGCTCTAGAGGTTTGGATTTAGGAAATCTTGAGCAAGCGATTTTTGAAGAATCTGTCTCTGATGATGATTTTGCCGTAGAAGATTTTGATTTTCAGCTCCAGACGAGTGTTAATCGCGGACATAATCCCCAAGAACCTTCGCCGATTAAGTCGGAATTATTTATACCAGGAGCTACTACGGAGGAAGAGGCTAGCGATCAAGTCACCGCTTATGAAACTCCATTGCAGATGCGTGTGTCGCACATTAGCAAAGAGTTAACAGAATTAGTACTGGCAACGATTAATACTGCTGTCGGTAGCGATCGCGATGAAAGCAAGCAAGTACAGGAACTTCTGGAGGAAATAGAGGATTTACATTCAAAACAAGCCTCTGGGGAGCTACTGGCAGTAGCATATCATCGCTTGGGGAACTTGTATCGCCTGCGGATTGAACAAGGACAGACTACCTTAGAAAACTTGATGGTGGCAATTCTGTCATATCAGGAGGCAATTACCCACGATGAAACCTCGCCGCAAGTACCAGATATTTTGAATGACTTGGGAACACTTTACTGGATGCTGTACCGCACACCAGCTAACTCTGAAGAAGGCCAATCTTACATACAACAGGGTATTGAATTTTATCAGTTAGCTTTAAAACTGATTGCACCTGATACACATCCAGAAACTTACGCACGCGTGCAAAACAATCTGGGGACAGCTTACGGTGATTTAGCGCGTTTTACAAACCCGGCAGAAAACTGGCAGCAAGCTGTTACAGCTTATCAAGAAGCACTCCATTTTCGTACCGCCGAGATGGAACCGTTAAAGTATGCTGCGACTCAGAATAACTTGGGTACTGCTTACTGGCATCTGGCCCAACACAATCAACAGACGGAGAATTTAAAGAAGGCGATCGCCGCTTACAACCTTGCTCTCGTTCACTATAGTCCCGAACAGGAATCGCTCAAATATGGCATGATTCAAAATAACATCGGTACTGCTCATTGGAATTTAGCACAGTACGAAAATACGGCAGAAAATCTGCGGCTTGCAATTGATGCGTACAGAGAAGCTTTAAAATATCGCACTCCAGGACATGTTCCCTCCGCCTGCGCTGCCACACAAAATAATCTTGGTACTGCCTACTGGCACCTAGCAAATCAATCACAAACTACAAAAGAAGAACGGCATAAGTTCTTAGAACAGTGCGTTAATGCCTATGAAGAATCTCTAACCCTGGCTCACTCCCTTGGTGTTGGTACTTTAAGCTTTGATGTGTTTGCTACTCACAATAACTTAGGATTAGCCCATTTTCAGCTAGCAACAGACCAGCATTTTAGTAGCGATAAAACCTCTCGTTCTCAACATTTAGAAGCAGCATTAGAAAACCATTTGCAAGCTTTAAATGGATTGAATCAAAAATCAGAGGTATATCAAGCTACATTCAATTATGTGGTCAAAACAATTCGTGCTTTCCACGATGAATTAGGAATACAGGGACAAAATCTGGCATTATCCAAAGTTCCCGGTCATTTGTTACCAGAAATTCTACCGAGGTTGTGA
- the thiO gene encoding glycine oxidase ThiO yields the protein MTNDVLIIGGGVIGLAIAIELKLRGTKVTVLSRDFHAAATHAAAGMLAPDAENIPNQAMQELCWRSRSIYADWTQKLEQLTGLNTGYWPCGILAPVFSEEEGERGRKGEGGRNYHNYSLTPPLPHSSPSAYWLDREAIHQYQPGLGEVVGGWWYPEDAQVDNQALAKALLGAVQSLGVELKEGIATEGIIQQQGQVVGVQTNAGILHAEHYVLATGAWSNQLFPLPVRPIKGQMLSVRVPEFVAELPLARILFGQDIYIVPRRDRRIIIGATSEDVGFTGQNTPAGIQTLLQHAIRLYPQIQHYPIEELWWGFRPATPDELPILGTSPCKNLTFAVGHYRNGILLAPVTAELIADLMCEQKSDSLLSHFHYSRFQAKSSTPNQMLTHPANFSATLTPPPHTLSAISQLSIPDSPLVIAGKTFTSRLMTGTGKYRNIEEMQQSVVESGCQIVTVAVRRVQTNAPGHEGLAEALDWTKIWMLPNTAGCKTAEEAIRVARLGREMAKLLGQEDNNFVKLEVIPDPKYLLPDPIGTLQAAEQLVKEGFAVLPYINADPMLAKHLEEVGCATVMPLASPIGSGQGLKTIANIQIIIENATVPVVVDAGIGSPSEAAQAMEMGADALLINSAIALAQNPPLMARAMNMAAVAGRLAYLAGRMPIKNYANASSPLTGTITN from the coding sequence ATGACTAACGACGTTTTAATTATTGGTGGCGGCGTTATTGGGTTGGCGATCGCCATCGAACTCAAACTGCGCGGCACAAAAGTCACTGTGTTGAGTCGTGACTTTCACGCTGCTGCTACACATGCTGCTGCTGGGATGTTAGCACCAGATGCTGAAAACATCCCCAACCAGGCTATGCAGGAATTGTGTTGGCGATCGCGTTCTATTTACGCTGACTGGACGCAAAAGTTAGAACAACTCACCGGTTTGAATACTGGTTACTGGCCCTGCGGTATTTTAGCACCAGTCTTCTCTGAAGAAGAGGGGGAGAGAGGGAGAAAGGGAGAGGGGGGGAGGAATTATCACAACTATTCTCTCACTCCTCCACTCCCCCACTCTTCCCCATCTGCCTACTGGTTAGATAGAGAAGCCATTCATCAATATCAGCCAGGATTGGGAGAAGTAGTTGGTGGTTGGTGGTATCCTGAAGACGCTCAAGTAGACAATCAGGCACTAGCAAAAGCCCTGTTGGGTGCAGTGCAATCTTTGGGTGTGGAACTCAAAGAAGGAATTGCAACAGAAGGCATTATACAGCAACAGGGACAAGTTGTAGGTGTGCAAACCAATGCTGGTATCTTGCATGCCGAACACTATGTTTTAGCCACGGGTGCTTGGTCAAATCAATTGTTTCCTCTACCCGTGCGTCCAATCAAAGGGCAGATGTTGAGCGTGCGCGTGCCGGAATTTGTTGCAGAATTGCCCTTAGCACGGATTTTGTTTGGACAGGATATTTACATCGTACCGAGGCGTGACCGACGAATTATTATTGGTGCAACTAGCGAGGATGTTGGCTTTACTGGGCAAAACACACCCGCAGGCATTCAAACTCTACTCCAACATGCTATTCGCCTATATCCCCAAATCCAGCATTACCCCATTGAGGAATTATGGTGGGGATTTCGTCCTGCTACGCCCGATGAATTACCAATACTAGGAACTAGTCCTTGTAAAAACTTAACCTTTGCTGTCGGTCATTACCGTAATGGTATTCTGCTCGCGCCCGTAACAGCTGAATTAATTGCTGATTTAATGTGCGAGCAAAAATCTGATTCTCTACTTTCTCATTTTCATTACTCGCGCTTCCAGGCCAAGTCATCTACCCCTAACCAAATGCTCACTCACCCTGCTAATTTCTCGGCTACTCTTACTCCCCCTCCACACACTCTCTCTGCTATTTCCCAACTCTCCATCCCAGATTCACCACTCGTCATTGCTGGTAAAACTTTCACTTCTCGTTTGATGACGGGAACTGGCAAATATCGCAACATTGAAGAAATGCAGCAAAGTGTGGTGGAAAGTGGTTGTCAAATTGTTACTGTTGCAGTGCGGCGAGTGCAAACCAACGCCCCTGGACACGAAGGTTTAGCTGAGGCGCTGGACTGGACAAAAATCTGGATGCTGCCCAACACTGCTGGATGCAAAACAGCTGAAGAAGCTATTCGCGTCGCACGTTTAGGACGGGAAATGGCGAAACTCCTAGGACAGGAAGATAATAATTTCGTCAAGTTAGAAGTAATTCCCGACCCCAAATATTTACTTCCAGACCCCATTGGCACTCTGCAAGCAGCCGAACAGCTAGTGAAAGAAGGCTTTGCTGTTTTACCCTATATCAACGCTGACCCCATGCTAGCCAAACATTTGGAAGAAGTAGGCTGTGCAACGGTAATGCCTTTAGCTTCACCCATTGGTTCCGGCCAGGGGCTAAAAACGATCGCCAACATTCAAATCATCATTGAAAATGCCACTGTTCCTGTGGTCGTAGATGCTGGCATTGGTTCGCCATCCGAGGCAGCGCAAGCAATGGAAATGGGCGCAGATGCTTTGTTGATTAATAGCGCAATCGCCCTAGCACAAAACCCACCTTTGATGGCACGTGCTATGAACATGGCAGCCGTAGCTGGGCGTCTGGCATATCTGGCTGGCAGAATGCCGATCAAAAACTACGCCAATGCCTCTTCACCGCTGACGGGAACGATTACGAATTAG
- the psb34 gene encoding photosystem II assembly protein Psb34, producing the protein MPYTTEEGGRLNNFAREPKVYQAEPPTPQQKRNYVFLGIAGIILVSGLIFVAFSVSNLS; encoded by the coding sequence ATGCCCTACACTACAGAAGAAGGCGGTCGTCTCAATAATTTTGCCCGTGAACCGAAAGTATATCAAGCAGAACCCCCCACGCCACAACAAAAGCGCAACTATGTTTTCTTGGGAATTGCCGGGATAATTTTGGTTAGCGGTTTGATTTTTGTTGCCTTCTCTGTTTCCAATCTGAGTTGA